In Bdellovibrionales bacterium, a genomic segment contains:
- the speE gene encoding polyamine aminopropyltransferase, producing MSQWFEEYDAESEMGRRYKVSAKLFSETSAFQKIEIFQTATHGRLLAHDDLVMTTEKDEFIYHDMITHVPMMVHPNPRRVLIIGGGDGGTAREVLRHKSVEKCVMVEIDEVVVKAAKLHLPETACELENPKLTLLFEDGIAYIKNCKETFDVIIVDSSDPVGPASPLFNEDFYRQAHRCLADDGIVVSQNESPFYHQKMQRALLEILKGVFPKTHLYCYTNLTYPGAYWSFSFASKKYCPLRDFKPERVRQSAIDFRYYTAGMHYASFQLPAFLEKEYASLLTPLPGLTLQNGR from the coding sequence ATGTCACAATGGTTTGAGGAATACGATGCCGAAAGCGAAATGGGTCGTCGCTACAAAGTGAGCGCGAAACTGTTTTCAGAAACCAGTGCATTTCAAAAGATCGAAATTTTTCAGACGGCCACGCATGGCCGCCTTCTCGCGCACGATGATCTGGTAATGACCACGGAGAAGGACGAGTTCATTTATCATGACATGATCACTCATGTCCCCATGATGGTCCACCCCAATCCTCGTCGCGTATTGATCATTGGTGGTGGCGATGGTGGCACCGCTCGCGAAGTCCTCCGCCACAAATCCGTGGAAAAATGCGTGATGGTGGAAATCGATGAGGTTGTTGTCAAGGCGGCCAAGCTCCATCTGCCAGAGACCGCCTGCGAACTTGAAAATCCCAAACTGACTTTACTGTTCGAAGACGGAATCGCTTATATCAAAAATTGTAAAGAGACTTTCGACGTCATTATCGTCGACTCCTCCGACCCCGTAGGACCAGCGTCTCCCCTGTTCAACGAAGATTTCTACAGACAGGCCCATCGCTGTTTAGCCGACGACGGAATCGTGGTTTCCCAGAACGAATCTCCGTTTTATCATCAAAAAATGCAAAGGGCTTTACTTGAAATCTTAAAAGGTGTTTTTCCTAAAACTCATCTTTACTGCTACACTAATCTCACCTATCCCGGGGCTTACTGGTCATTTAGTTTTGCATCTAAAAAGTATTGCCCTCTAAGAGATTTCAAACCGGAAAGAGTTCGACAGTCCGCCATCGATTTTAGGTATTACACGGCGGGCATGCACTATGCGAGCTTCCAACTTCCCGCATTTTTAGAAAAAGAATATGCCTCCCTATTAACTCCACTCCCGGGACTTACACTCCAAAATGGACGATAG